One Phaseolus vulgaris cultivar G19833 chromosome 11, P. vulgaris v2.0, whole genome shotgun sequence genomic window carries:
- the LOC137834560 gene encoding uncharacterized protein has product MASGSSGRGNSGSKGFDFGSDDILCSYDDYANRDSSSNGNHADPDFHKARMSRTSMFPTTAYNPPEDSLSQDVIATVEKSMKKYADNLMRFLEGISSRLSQLELYCYNLDKSIGEMRSDLTRDNVEQDSRLKSLEKHLQEVHRSVQILRDKQELAETQKELAKLQHAQKESSSSSHSQSNEERSSPTTDPKKTDNASESNNQQLALALPHQIAPHQQPAAPPAQAQAPAPAQTQAPQQPPYYMPPTPLQNTPVAQLPQNQYLPSEQQYRTPQLVAPQPTPSQVTPSPPVQQFSHYQQQQQQPQQQQLQQQQPQQQQLQQQWSQQVPSPQPPSMQSQTRPPSPAMYPPYQPNQASNPSAAETLPNSMPMQGPYSGVPPPGSSRPDTIPYGYGGSGRTVPQQPPPQQMKSSFPAPPGEMYGPTGSLAALPPSSAYMMYEGEGGRTHHPPQPHFTQPGYPPTSASLQNPPSHNLMVRNPNQSQFVRNHPYSELIEKLVSMGFRGDHVMSVIQRMEESGQAIDFNSVLDRLNVHSSVGPPRGWSG; this is encoded by the exons GATTTTCACAAAGCAAGGATGTCTAGGACATCAATGTTTCCTACTACTGCCTATAATCCACCTGAAGATTCTTTAAGCCAAGATGTCATTGCGACTGTAGAGAAGAGTATGAAAAAATATGCTGACAACCTCATGCGTTTTCTGGAGGGAATTAGTTCAAGGCTATCACAGTTGGAATTATACTGTTACAATCTTGACAAATCTATTGGAGAAATGAGATCAGATTTAACTCGTGACAATGTGGAGCAAGATTCAAGGCTGAAATCTCTTGAAAAGCACCTTCAAGAA GTTCACAGGTCTGTACAAATTTTAAGAGACAAGCAAGAGCTGGCTGAGACTCAGAAAGAATTAGCCAAGCTTCAACATGCTCAGAAAGAATCATCTTCCTCCAGCCATTCACAGTCCAATGAGGAGAGATCATCACCAACCACAGATCCTAAAAAAACTGACAATGCATCTGAATCAAACAACCAGCAGTTGGCTCTTGCTCTACCTCATCAAATTGCCCCTCATCAGCAGCCTGCAGCGCCTCCTGCTCAGGCTCAGGCACCTGCACCTGCTCAGACTCAAGCCCCTCAGCAGCCTCCTTATTACATGCCTCCCACCCCTCTGCAGAATACACCTGTGGCACAGCTTCCCCAGAACCAGTATTTACCTTCTGAACAACAATATCGAACTCCCCAACTTGTGGCCCCACAACCAACACCATCTCAAGTAACGCCATCCCCACCTGTGCAACAATTTTCTCACTATCAGCAGCAACAGCAACAGCCACAACAGCAGCAGCTCCAGCAACAACAGCCACAACAGCAGCAGCTCCAGCAGCAATGGTCACAGCAGGTGCCATCACCTCAGCCACCCTCAATGCAATCTCAAACAAGACCCCCTTCTCCAGCTATGTACCCTCCATACCAGCCAAACCAAGCATCAAACCCATCAGCTGCAGAAACTCTACCGAACAGCATGCCCATGCAAGGGCCATATTCAGGAGTTCCACCACCGGGATCTAGCCGTCCTGACACAATACCCTATGGCTATGGAGGATCTGGAAGAACAGTTCCACAGCAGCCTCCACCCCAGCAGATGAAGAGTTCTTTTCCTGCACCACCAGGTGAAATGTATGGACCTACTGGCTCTCTCGCAGCCCTTCCTCCCAGTAGTGCATACATGATGTATGAGGGTGAAGGAGGAAGAACACATCATCCACCACAACCTCATTTTACTCAACCTGGATATCCTCCAACAAGTGCTTCCCTTCAGAACCCCCCAAGCCATAATCTTATGGTTCGAAATCCCAACCAGTCGCAGTTTGTCCGCAACCATCCCTACAGTGAGTTGATTGAGAAATTGGTGAGCATGGGATTCAGGGGTGACCATGTTATGAGTGTGATCCAGAGGATGGAGGAGAGTGGACAGGCCATTGATTTCAATTCGGTACTTGACAGGTTGAATGTGCATAGCTCTGTGGGTCCTCCGAGGGGATGGTCAGGGTGA